The Cottoperca gobio chromosome 22, fCotGob3.1, whole genome shotgun sequence genome contains a region encoding:
- the LOC115027522 gene encoding LOW QUALITY PROTEIN: rho-related GTP-binding protein RhoV-like (The sequence of the model RefSeq protein was modified relative to this genomic sequence to represent the inferred CDS: deleted 1 base in 1 codon): protein MACQRSDKPNRLRDELSCMLVGDGAVGKTSMIISYIFNGYNSDYRQTAFDVFTGLVHVNGIPTHIKLIDTAGQEEFGHLRSLCYAHVDVFILCFSLVNPVSFENITSKWIPQIRAGNPTSPIVLVGTQSDLRHNVDVLIHLDQRRTKPVHFSRARSLAHKIRAHDYVECSALTQHNLKDVFDCAIGASIKHKHTGKTSKKISLFKRLKTFCDCGWRKIFRFI from the exons ATGGCCTGTCAGAGAAGTGATAAACCCAACAGACTGAGGGACGAGCTGAGCTGCATGCTGGTTGGTGATGGAGCTGTGGGGAAGACGAGCATGATTATCAGTTACATCTTCAACGGATACAACAGCGATTACAGACAAActgcttttgatgttttcacTG GTTTGGTTCATGTGAATGGAATTCCAACTCATATCAAACTGATAGACACTGCTGGACAG GAGGAGTTTGGCCATCTTCGCTCTCTGTGCTATGCCCATGTGGACGTCTTCATCCTCTGCTTCAGCCTA GTGAACCCCGTCTCCTTTGAAAACATCACCTCCAAATGGATCCCTCAGATCCGAGCCGGCAACCCAACCTCTCCCATCGTTCTGGTTGGAACTCAGTCAGACCTTCGCCACAATGTGGACGTCCTGATTCATCTGGACCAGCGGAGGACCAAACCAGTGCACTTCAGCCGGGCCAGAAGCCTGGCACACAAGATCAGAGCTCATGACTATGTGGAGTGTTCAGCTCTGACACAACACAACCTCAAAGATGTGTTTGACTGTGCTATAGGTGCTTCCATCAAGCACAAGCACACTGGCAAAACATCTAAAAAGATCAGCCTGTTCAAACGCTTAAAGACTTTTTGTGATTGTGGATGGAGGAAAATCTTCAGATTCATCTGA
- the LOC115027519 gene encoding zinc finger FYVE domain-containing protein 1-like has translation MSGHGSSSEKGVNTSLICQDSYACGGSEEAAFECHECKSLQCVRCELELHSQERLKNHERVPIGPGHVPYCDNCKGGNGDSGKRHRSVVRCQNCKVNLCQDCQKRTHSGGNKKKHQLTPYPPPPKPAEVNFVQILAPPVVQIADDTKSQRAKLLEKISSFLLVDENEEMKIKDESSFVKSLSCNPDQLLKVVSIFGNTGEGKSHTLNHAFFTGREVFKTSPAQESCTVGVWAAFDPFRKVVVIDTEGLLGNSSKQGQRTRLLLKVLAISDLIIYRTHADRLHDDLFKFLGDASDAYLKHFTKELKATTARCGLDVPLSTLGPAVVIFHETVHTKLLGSDKSSDSVDRLLLERFKKLSRFPEAFSSVQYWGTQTLTPPTDFSGLQNKLEQLLDNNATRSPRTPMVIFKALQALSERFNGEIAGELVAHSCFFPDEYFTCSLMCLSCGSGCKNSMNHLGEGVCHEAKHRCRYSLQYDNRIYTCKACYEGGKEVIVIPKTSASSDSPWLGLAKYAWSGYVIECPHCGVIYRSRQFWYGNQDPVDTVVRTEIQHVWPGSDGFLKDNSNAAQRLLDGVNLVAQSVSELSVKPAKAVTSWLTDQIAPAYWKPNSLILVCHKCHTVFQDNDTKHHCRACGEGFCDCCSAKAAPVPERGWGLAPVRVCDVCFEQRASYAEMLEAELEEEEGGTLARKVGEAVTNTIGVVVTAIDIPLGLVKDAARPAYWVPDQDILSCHNCQRDFTAKLSKHHCRACGQGVCDDCSPERRPVPSRGWDHPVRVCASCNQKPGEL, from the exons ATGAGCGGGCATGGCTCATCTTCAGAAAAGGGAGTTAATACTAGCCTAATATGTCAAGATAGTTATGCCTGTGGTGGCTCTGAGGAGGCTGCATTTGAGTGTCATGAATGCAAAAGCTTGCAGTGTGTTCGTTGTGAGCTCGAGCTCCACAGTCAGGAGCGTCTGAAGAACCATGAGCGCGTTCCGATAGGACCCGGGCATGTCCCTTACTGTGACAACTGTAAAGGAGGCAATGGAGACAGTGGGAAACGCCATAGATCTGTCGTCCGCTGCCAGAACTGCAAAGTTAACTTGTGCCAAGACTGCCAGAAACGCACCCACAGTGGAGGCAACAAGAAGAAACACCAGCTCACACCTTATCCTCCACCACCCAAACCTGCCGAGGTCAACTTTGTCCAGATATTGGCCCCGCCCGTTGTCCAAATAGCCGATGACACTAAATCTCAGAGAGCAAAACTCCTGGAGAAGATTTCCAGTTTTCTCTTGGTGGATGAGAATGAGGAAATGAAG ATAAAAGATGAATCTTCATTTGTAAAGAGCCTGAGCTGTAACCCTGACCAGCTGCTGAAGGTGGTGTCCATCTTTGGCAACACAGGAGAGGGCAAATCTCACACCCTGAATCACGCTTTCTTCACGGGCAGAGAAGTGTTCAAAACTTCTCCCGCTCAAGAGTCCTGCACGGTGGGTGTGTGGGCGGCTTTTGACCCCTTCCGTAAAGTAGTAGTCATCGACACAGAGGGGCTGCTTGGGAACAGTTCCAAACAGGGCCAGAGAACCAGACTCTTGCTCAAGGTGCTCGCCATCTCCGACCTCATTATCTACCGCACTCATGCTGACCGTCTCCACGATGACCTCTTCAAGTTCCTCGGGGATGCCTCGGATGCTTACTTGAAGCATTTCACCAAGGAACTGAAGGCCACAACGGCCCGCTGTGGCCTGGATGTCCCTCTGTCCACCTTGGGCCCTGCGGTGGTCATCTTTCATGAAACAGTCCACACTAAGCTGCTTGGCTCAG aTAAGTCATCTGACTCAGTAGATCGGCTGCTGTTGGAGCGCTTCAAGAAGCTTTCCCGTTTCCCAGAGGCCTTCAGCTCAGTCCAGTACTGGGGCACGCAGACTCTCACCCCCCCGACTGACTTTAGTGGCCTGCAGAATAAGCTGGAGCAGCTCCTGGACAACAACGCCACCCGCTCCCCACGCACACCCATGGTTATCTTCAAAGCCCTGCAG GCATTGAGTGAGCGCTTTAATGGGGAAATTGCAGGTGAGCTTGTTGCCCACAGCTGCTTCTTTCCTGATGAGTACTTCACCTGCTCCCTCATGTGCCTCAGCTGTGG ATCTGGCTGCAAGAACAGCATGAACCACTTAGGAGAAGGAGTGTGCCACGAGGCAAAGCATCGCTGTCGTTATTCTCTTCAGTATGATAATCGTATTTACACCTGTAAG GCTTGCTATGAAGGGGGAAAAGAAGTGATTGTTATCCCTAAGACCTCAGCCTCCTCAGACTCTCCATGGTTGGGCCTCGCCAAATACGCCTGGTCTGG GTACGTTATTGAATGTCCCCACTGTGGAGTGATCTATCGGAGCCGTCAATTCTGGTATGGGAACCAGGACCCTGTGGATACGGTTGTCCGCACTGAGATCCAGCATGTATGGCCAGGG TCTGATGGCTTTTTAAAGGACAACAGCAATGCAGCGCAGCGTCTCTTGGATGGAGTCAACCTAGTGGCCCAGTCTGTGTCAGAGCTCAGTGTCAAGCCTGCCAAGGCCGTCACCTCTTGGCTGACAGATCAGATCGCTCCAGCCTACTGGAAACCCAACTCCCTCATCTTg GTGTGCCATAAGTGTCACACAGTCTTCCAGGACAACGACACAAAGCATCACTGCCGTGCCTGCGGGGAGGGCTTCTGTGACTGCTGCTCAGCCAAAGCTGCACCCGTCCCTGAGAGAGGCTGGGGTCTTGCCCCTGTCAGAGTGTGTGACGTCTGCTTCGAGCAGAGGGCTTCATACGCAG AGATGCTTGAGGCGGAGCTCGAGGAGGAAGAAGGTGGAACCCTCGCCAGGAAGGTTGGAGAAGCAGTCACCAACACCATCGGGGTTGTGGTCACTGCTATTGACATCCCACTTG GCCTTGTGAAAGATGCGGCCCGTCCTGCCTACTGGGTGCCTGACCAGGACATCCTGTCCTGCCACAACTGCCAGCGCGACTTCACCGCCAAGCTGTCCAAGCACCACTGCCGCGCCTGTGGCCAAGGAGTGTGTGACGACTGCTCCCCGGAGCGCCGGCCGGTTCCATCGCGGGGCTGGGACCACCCCGTGCGCGTGTGTGCCAGCTGCAACCAGAAACCCGGAGAACTTTAA
- the LOC115027494 gene encoding glutathione-specific gamma-glutamylcyclotransferase 1-like yields the protein MTTMKPLDIIKEKSNMWIFGYGSLVWKPNFAYKRSKVGFIKGYERRFWHGDTFYRGDKENPGRVATLVKDQEACTWGVAYEVTESQMEDSLQYLSMREVELGGYKTEMVEFNPKEKGHSVLSAIVYIATSDNPIYLGPASDEEIAAQIATRRGNAGHNIEYLVRLAEFMRLYCPEVEDEHLFSIEAAVLNIFHDCGGIKPPDQKPLKYGAP from the exons ATGACTACAATGAAACCTCTGGACATTATCAAAGAAAAGAGCAACATGTGGATATTTGGATATGGTTCCTTAGTGTGGAAACCTAATTTTGCATACAAGAGGAGCAAAGTTGGCTTCATTAAAGGATACGAAAGGCGCTTCTGGCATGGAGATACTTTTTATCGAGGGGACAAggaaaat CCAGGTAGAGTGGCCACACTAGTGAAGGATCAGGAG GCTTGCACATGGGGAGTGGCCTATGAAGTGACTGAGTCCCAGATGGAAGATTCCCTTCAGTATCTGTCAATGAGAGAGGTTGAGTTGGGAGGTTACAAAACAGAGATGGTGGAGTTCAACCCTAAGGAGAAGGGTCACAGTGTTCTGTCGGCCATCGTCTACATTGCTACTTCTGACAACCCCATCTATCTCGGCCCAGCCTCAGACGAGGAGATCGCCGCCCAGATTGCCACCCGTAGAGGCAACGCGGGCCACAATATTGAATATCTGGTCCGCCTGGCAGAGTTCATGAGGCTCTACTGTCCCGAGGTAGAAGACGAGCACCTCTTCTCTATTGAGGCGGCTGTTCTGAACATTTTCCATGACTGTGGAGGGATCAAACCCCCTGACCAAAAGCCTCTAAAGTACGGAGCTCCATGA